A section of the Meles meles chromosome 8, mMelMel3.1 paternal haplotype, whole genome shotgun sequence genome encodes:
- the LOC123949596 gene encoding RNA-binding protein 4 isoform X2 has protein sequence MVKLFIGNLPREATEQEIRSLFEQYGKVLECDIIKNYGFVHIEDKTAAEDAIRNLHHYKLHGVNINVEASKNKSKTSTKLHVGNISPTCTNKELRAKFEEYGPVIECDIVKDYAFVHMERAEDAVEAIRGLDNTEFQGKRMHVQLSTSRLRTAPGMGDQSGCYRHLLPTSGAAAATAAAAAAAAAAVTAASTSYYGRDRSPLRRATGPVPTVGEGYGYGHESELSQASAAARNSLYDMARYEREQYADRARYSAF, from the exons ATGGTGAAGCTGTTCATCGGAAACCTGCCCCGGgaggccacagagcaggagatCCGCTCCCTCTTCGAGCAGTATGGGAAGGTGCTGGAATGTGACATCATTAAGAACTACGGCTTTGTGCACATAGAGGACAAGACGGCGGCCGAGGATGCCATCCGCAACCTGCATCACTACAAGCTGCACGGGGTGAACATCAACGTGGAAGCCAGCAAGAACAAGAGCAAAACCTCCACCAAGTTGCATGTGGGCAACATCAGTCCCACCTGTACCAACAAAGAGCTTCGGGCCAAGTTTGAGGAGTATGGTCCAGTCATTGAATGTGACATCGTGAAAGATTATGCCTTCGTACACATGGAGCGGGCGGAGGATGCAGTGGAGGCCATCAGGGGCCTTGACAACACAGAGTTTCAAG GCAAACGAATGCACGTGCAGTTGTCCACCAGCCGGCTTAGGACTGCGCCCGGGATGGGAGACCAGAGCGGCTGCTATCG ACACCTGTTGCCGACCTCAGGAGCTGCTGCTGCTACAGCTGCCGCTGCTGCAGCAGCCGCTGCTGCTGTTACTGCAGCTTCCACTTCATATTACGGGCGGGATCGGAGCCCCCTGCGTCGCGCTACAGGCCCAGTCCCCACTGTTGGAGAGGGCTACGGTTACGGGCATGAGAGTGAGTTGTCCCAAGCTTCGGCGGCCGCGCGGAATTCCCTGTACGACATGGCCCGGTATGAGCGGGAGCAGTATGCGGATCGGGCGCGGTATTCAGCCTTTTAA
- the RBM14 gene encoding RNA-binding protein 14 isoform X1 — MKIFVGNVDGADTTPEELAALFAPYGTVMSCAVMKQFAFVHMRENAGALRAIEALHGHELRPGRALVVEMSRPRPLNTWKIFVGNVSAACTSQELRSLFERRGRVIECDVVKDYAFVHMEKEADAKAAIAQLNGKEVKGKRINVELSTKGQKKGPGLAIQSGDKTKKPGAGDTAFPGTGGFSATFDYQQAFGNSTGGFDGQARQPTPPFFGRDRSPLRRSPPRASYVAPLTAQPATYRAQPSVSLGAAYRAQPSASLGVGYRTQPMTAQAASYRAQPSVSLGAPYRGQLASPGSQSAAASSLGPYGGAQPSASALSSYGGQPAAASSLNSYGAQGSSLASYGNQPSSYGAQAASSYGVRAAASSYNTQGAASSLGSYGAQAASYGAQSAASSLAYGAQAASYNAQPSASYNAQSAPYAAQQAASYSSQPAAYVAQPATAAAYASQPAAYAAQAATPMAGSYGAQPVVQTQLNSYGAQASMGLSGSYGAQSAAAATGSYGAAAAYGAQPSATLAAPYRTQSSASLAASYAAQQHPQAAASYRGQPGNAYDGAGQPSAAYLSMSQGAVANANSTPPPYERTRLSPPRASYDDPYKKAVAMSKRYGSDRRLAELSDYRRLSESQLSFRRSPTKSSLDYRRLPDAHSDYARYSGSYNDYLRAAQMHSGYQRRM; from the exons ATGAAGATATTCGTGGGAAACGTCGATGGGGCGGATACAACGCCAGAGGAGCTAGCAGCCCTCTTCGCGCCCTACGGCACGGTCATGAGCTGCGCCGTCATGAAACAGTTCGCCTTCGTGCACATGCGCGAGAACGCAGGCGCGCTGCGCGCCATCGAGGCTCTGCACGGCCACGAGCTGCGGCCGGGGCGCGCGCTCGTGGTGGAGATGTCGCGCCCACGGCCTCTTAACACTTGGAAGATTTTCGTGGGCAATGTGTCGGCTGCGTGCACGAGCCAGGAATTGCGCAGCCTCTTCGAGCGCCGCGGACGCGTCATCGAGTGTGACGTGGTGAAAG ACTACGCGTTTGTTCACATGGAGAAGGAAGCAGATGCCAAAGCCGCCATCGCGCAGCTCAACGGCAAAGAAGTGAAGGGCAAGCGCATCAACGTGGAACTCTCAACCAAGGGTCAGAAGAAGGGGCCCGGCCTGGCTATCCAGTCTGGGGACAAGACCAAGAAACCAGGGGCTGGGGATACGGCATTCCCTGGAACTGGTGGCTTCTCTGCCACCTTCGACTACCAGCAGGCTTTTGGCAACAGCACTGGTGGCTTTGATGGGCAAGCCCGTCAGCCCACACCACCCTTCTTTGGTCGCGACCGCAGCCCCCTGCGCCGTTCACCTCCCCGAGCCTCGTATGTGGCTCCTCTGACGGCCCAGCCAGCCACCTACCGGGCCCAGCCCTCAGTGTCGCTGGGAGCTGCCTACAGGGCCCAGCCTTCTGCCTCTTTGGGTGTCGGCTATCGGACTCAGCCCATGACAGCCCAGGCAGCCTCTTACCGCGCTCAGCCCTCTGTCTCCCTTGGGGCCCCGTACAGGGGCCAGCTGGCTAGCCCTGGCTCCCAGTCTGCTGCAGCTTCCTCGCTTGGCCCATATGGTGGAGCCCAGCCCTCGGCCTCGGCCCTCTCCTCCTATGGGGGTCAGCCAGCTGCGGCTTCCTCGCTCAACTCCTATGGGGCTCAGGGTTCGTCCCTTGCCTCCTATGGTAACCAGCCATCCTCTTACGGCGCGCAGGCTGCCTCTTCCTATGGGGTTCGTGCGGCTGCCTCCTCCTACAACACCCAGGGAGCAGCTTCCTCCCTAGGCTCTTATGGGGCCCAGGCAGCCTCTTACGGGGCCCAGTCTGCAGCCTCCTCACTAGCTTATGGGGCCCAGGCAGCTTCTTACAATGCCCAGCCCTCGGCCTCTTACAATGCCCAGTCTGCCCCGTATGCTGCACAACAGGCTGCTTCCTACTCTTCCCAGCCGGCTGCCTATGTGGCACAGCCAGCTACAGCTGCTGCCTATGCCAGCCAACCAGCTGCCTACGCTGCACAAGCCGCTACCCCAATGGCTGGCTCCTATGGGGCCCAGCCGGTTGTTCAGACCCAGCTGAATAGTTACGGGGCTCAAGCATCAATGGGCCTGTCAGGCTCCTATGGGGCTCAGTCAGCTGCCGCGGCCACTGGCTCCTATGGTGCTGCAGCTGCCTATGGGGCCCAGCCTTCTGCCACCCTGGCAGCTCCGTACCGCACTCAGTCGTCAGCCTCATTGGCTGCTTCCTATGCTGCCCAGCAGCATCCCCAGGCTGCTGCCTCCTACCGTGGCCAGCCGGGCAATGCCTACGACGGGGCAGGTCAGCCGTCTGCAGCCTACCTGTCCATGTCCCAGGGGGCCGTTGCCAACGCCAACAGCACCCCGCCGCCCTATGAGCGTACCCGCCTCTCCCCACCCCGGGCCAGCTACGACGATCCCTACAAAAAGGCTGTCGCCATGTCGAAAAG GTATGGTTCCGACCGGCGTTTAGCCGAGCTCTCTGATTACCGCCGTTTATCAGAGTCGCAGCTTTCGTTCCGCCGCTCGCCGACAAAGTCCTCGCTGGATTACCGTCGCCTGCCCGATGCCCATTCCGATTACGCACGCTATTCGGGCTCCTATAATGATTACCTGCGGGCAGCTCAGATGCACTCTGGCTACCAGCGCCGCATGTAG
- the LOC123949596 gene encoding RNA-binding protein 4 isoform X3 translates to MVKLFIGNLPREATEQEIRSLFEQYGKVLECDIIKNYGFVHIEDKTAAEDAIRNLHHYKLHGVNINVEASKNKSKTSTKLHVGNISPTCTNKELRAKFEEYGPVIECDIVKDYAFVHMERAEDAVEAIRGLDNTEFQGGMCVG, encoded by the exons ATGGTGAAGCTGTTCATCGGAAACCTGCCCCGGgaggccacagagcaggagatCCGCTCCCTCTTCGAGCAGTATGGGAAGGTGCTGGAATGTGACATCATTAAGAACTACGGCTTTGTGCACATAGAGGACAAGACGGCGGCCGAGGATGCCATCCGCAACCTGCATCACTACAAGCTGCACGGGGTGAACATCAACGTGGAAGCCAGCAAGAACAAGAGCAAAACCTCCACCAAGTTGCATGTGGGCAACATCAGTCCCACCTGTACCAACAAAGAGCTTCGGGCCAAGTTTGAGGAGTATGGTCCAGTCATTGAATGTGACATCGTGAAAGATTATGCCTTCGTACACATGGAGCGGGCGGAGGATGCAGTGGAGGCCATCAGGGGCCTTGACAACACAGAGTTTCAAG GTGGGATGTGTGTGGGCTGA
- the LOC123949596 gene encoding RNA-binding protein 4 isoform X1: MVKLFIGNLPREATEQEIRSLFEQYGKVLECDIIKNYGFVHIEDKTAAEDAIRNLHHYKLHGVNINVEASKNKSKTSTKLHVGNISPTCTNKELRAKFEEYGPVIECDIVKDYAFVHMERAEDAVEAIRGLDNTEFQGKRMHVQLSTSRLRTAPGMGDQSGCYRCGKEGHWSKECPIDRSGRVADFTEQYNEQYGAVRTPYTMSYGDSLYYNNAYGALDAYYKRCRAARSYEAVAAAAASAYNYAEQTLSQLPQVQNTAMASHLTSTSLDPYDRHLLPTSGAAAATAAAAAAAAAAVTAASTSYYGRDRSPLRRATGPVPTVGEGYGYGHESELSQASAAARNSLYDMARYEREQYADRARYSAF, encoded by the exons ATGGTGAAGCTGTTCATCGGAAACCTGCCCCGGgaggccacagagcaggagatCCGCTCCCTCTTCGAGCAGTATGGGAAGGTGCTGGAATGTGACATCATTAAGAACTACGGCTTTGTGCACATAGAGGACAAGACGGCGGCCGAGGATGCCATCCGCAACCTGCATCACTACAAGCTGCACGGGGTGAACATCAACGTGGAAGCCAGCAAGAACAAGAGCAAAACCTCCACCAAGTTGCATGTGGGCAACATCAGTCCCACCTGTACCAACAAAGAGCTTCGGGCCAAGTTTGAGGAGTATGGTCCAGTCATTGAATGTGACATCGTGAAAGATTATGCCTTCGTACACATGGAGCGGGCGGAGGATGCAGTGGAGGCCATCAGGGGCCTTGACAACACAGAGTTTCAAG GCAAACGAATGCACGTGCAGTTGTCCACCAGCCGGCTTAGGACTGCGCCCGGGATGGGAGACCAGAGCGGCTGCTATCGGTGCGGGAAAGAGGGGCACTGGTCCAAAGAGTGTCCGATAGATCGTTCGGGCCGAGTGGCAGACTTTACCGAGCAATATAATGAGCAATATGGAGCAGTGCGTACACCTTACACCATGAGCTATGGGGATTCGTTGTATTACAACAACGCGTACGGAGCGCTCGATGCCTACTACAAGCGCTGCCGTGCTGCCCGGTCCTATGAGGCAGTGGCGGCTGCAGCTGCCTCTGCGTATAATTACGCAGAGCAGACCCTGTCCCAGCTGCCACAAGTCCAGAACACAGCCATGGCCAGTCACCTCACCTCCACCTCTCTCGATCCCTACGATAGACACCTGTTGCCGACCTCAGGAGCTGCTGCTGCTACAGCTGCCGCTGCTGCAGCAGCCGCTGCTGCTGTTACTGCAGCTTCCACTTCATATTACGGGCGGGATCGGAGCCCCCTGCGTCGCGCTACAGGCCCAGTCCCCACTGTTGGAGAGGGCTACGGTTACGGGCATGAGAGTGAGTTGTCCCAAGCTTCGGCGGCCGCGCGGAATTCCCTGTACGACATGGCCCGGTATGAGCGGGAGCAGTATGCGGATCGGGCGCGGTATTCAGCCTTTTAA
- the RBM14 gene encoding RNA-binding protein 14 isoform X3, producing MKIFVGNVDGADTTPEELAALFAPYGTVMSCAVMKQFAFVHMRENAGALRAIEALHGHELRPGRALVVEMSRPRPLNTWKIFVGNVSAACTSQELRSLFERRGRVIECDVVKGNWRWW from the exons ATGAAGATATTCGTGGGAAACGTCGATGGGGCGGATACAACGCCAGAGGAGCTAGCAGCCCTCTTCGCGCCCTACGGCACGGTCATGAGCTGCGCCGTCATGAAACAGTTCGCCTTCGTGCACATGCGCGAGAACGCAGGCGCGCTGCGCGCCATCGAGGCTCTGCACGGCCACGAGCTGCGGCCGGGGCGCGCGCTCGTGGTGGAGATGTCGCGCCCACGGCCTCTTAACACTTGGAAGATTTTCGTGGGCAATGTGTCGGCTGCGTGCACGAGCCAGGAATTGCGCAGCCTCTTCGAGCGCCGCGGACGCGTCATCGAGTGTGACGTGGTGAAAG GTAATTGGCGTTGGTGGTAA
- the RBM14 gene encoding RNA-binding protein 14 isoform X2, with translation MKIFVGNVDGADTTPEELAALFAPYGTVMSCAVMKQFAFVHMRENAGALRAIEALHGHELRPGRALVVEMSRPRPLNTWKIFVGNVSAACTSQELRSLFERRGRVIECDVVKDYAFVHMEKEADAKAAIAQLNGKEVKGKRINVELSTKGMVPTGV, from the exons ATGAAGATATTCGTGGGAAACGTCGATGGGGCGGATACAACGCCAGAGGAGCTAGCAGCCCTCTTCGCGCCCTACGGCACGGTCATGAGCTGCGCCGTCATGAAACAGTTCGCCTTCGTGCACATGCGCGAGAACGCAGGCGCGCTGCGCGCCATCGAGGCTCTGCACGGCCACGAGCTGCGGCCGGGGCGCGCGCTCGTGGTGGAGATGTCGCGCCCACGGCCTCTTAACACTTGGAAGATTTTCGTGGGCAATGTGTCGGCTGCGTGCACGAGCCAGGAATTGCGCAGCCTCTTCGAGCGCCGCGGACGCGTCATCGAGTGTGACGTGGTGAAAG ACTACGCGTTTGTTCACATGGAGAAGGAAGCAGATGCCAAAGCCGCCATCGCGCAGCTCAACGGCAAAGAAGTGAAGGGCAAGCGCATCAACGTGGAACTCTCAACCAAGG GTATGGTTCCGACCGGCGTTTAG